The genomic window ACCGCATTAATACGAAAATCTTTATACTCAAGAGATGCTGCTTTAATAAATCCTTCTAAACCAGCATTTACAGTAGCTGCTATGCTTCCTAATGCAATAGGCTCAACATTTAGTATACCTGTTGTAATGGTAAATGAACCACCTTTGGTTATATATTGAGCACCAATCTGTACTAAATTTATCTGACCTAAAAGTTTGTTCTCCAAGCTTAGATCCCAATCTGCTTGCTCGATCTCAGTAACACTTTTGAAAGCTACTTTTCCTGTTGTTGATACTAAAGCATCAAATGAACCCACTTTTTCAAATAATTCTTTGATAGAGTTAGGATTTTGTATATCAACATTATAGTGAGTATTTGCGCCTGAAAAACTTGCTGTTATAACTTCAAACCCTGCATTTTTCAAAGTACTTAAAGCTGCTTTGCCAATAGTACCACTGGCACCGATTAAAACTATTTTCTTACTCATATTCACTCCTGATAAATGGTACAAAAAAACAACCAACTAGCATATGCCAGTTAGCAATTTTAAAGTTTAATAATTTTTGATTTATAGAAAGGTGTTAGATTAATTATTTAGACTCAAGATACTTCATTACAGTTTCTGGAGAAGATTCACCGTAAGGGTCGTCATCAGCGTTATCACGCTTACCAGGCTCAACGAACATTTTCTCAACTTCGCCATTAGCTACAACCATAGCGTATCTCCATGTTCTGTGACCAAAACCTAAGTTAGATTTATCTACAAGCATGTCCATACCTTTAGTAAATTCACCATTACCATCTGGAATTGGCTTAATGTTTTTTACGCCTTGAGCTTGGATCCATTTGTTCATCACAAAAGTATCATTTACTGATAATACATAAATATCATCTATACCTAGCTCTTTAAATTTATCAGCATTGTTTTCAAAACCTGGTAACTGATAAGTTGAACAAGTTGGAGTGTATGCACCTGGTAAAGCAAATACGATAACTCTTTTGTTGTTAAAGATATCACCAGTAGTCACATCTTCCCATTTAAACGGGTTATCACCACCAATACTTTCATCTCTTACTCTTGTTCTAAAAGTTACTTCAGGAACTCTTTTAGTCATAACATCTCCTTGGTTTAGTTATTTATTGTTAGTTACGAGTATTATTGTATTATAGTTATTTCTAATTTAAAATATATAAATCTTATAGCTACAATAACAATTTCTTATATGAATACTCGCACATTAGAATATATCATAGCTGTCTATGAAACTAAAAGTTTTATCACTGCATCTGAAAGATGTTTTGTTAGTCAACCAGCTCTAAGTATGCAAATTAAAAAATTTGAAGAATATACAAACCTTCAAGTTTTTGAAAGAGGCACAAAGCAAGTGCTTATAACCAAAGCGGGTTTGAAGATTGTAAATCAAGCCTACAAAATACTTGATGAGGTTAGCAATCTTGACCGTATTGCAGAAATTAATCAAGATGGTAGTAGAATAAAAGTCTCTATAGGAGCATTCCCTACTTTATGCCCATATCTGATGCCAGAGATACTACCTTTAATTAAAAAAGAGTTTCCTGATATAAGTATTTCCCTGGTTGAAGAAAAAACTGATATTCTTGTTGATATGCTTGACCAAGGTAAGCTAGATTTTGCTTTTTTAGCAACCCCTACTGATGGTTATCAATTTCAAAGGAAAAACCTTTTTAAAGATAAATTTTTTGTAGCTGTAGCTAAAACAAATGAGTTATCAAAAAATAAATCTATAAGCATAGAGAATGTTATTAAAGAAAACCTTATGATTCTTGATGAAGGCAATTGCTTAAGAGACCAAACACTTAGGTTATGTAGTTTAAATAGTTATAATAATAATGACTTTAAAGGCAGTAGTTTAGAGACACTTCGTCAGATGGTATCTATTAATGAAGGGGTAACCTTAATTCCAAAAATAGCTTGCTCTAAGCATGAAAATATTAAATATATAAATATTGATGGTTCTGGATTTTACAGAAATATTGATTTAGTTATGAGAAAAAGCTCTGTTTATTCAGACTTATTTGAAAGTATATCCAATTTAGTTTCTAAAATATATAACTAATCTTTAGCTGACTATATTTGTACTTTCAAAAATCTTATCTGCTGATTTAGCAACAAAGCCTTGATAAAAATTTCCATCCTTATCTTTATATCGCTTAGCGAACTCATAATAACAACAAGGAATAGTCTCCTTACCATCTACAAAATCAACTTCAACGGATCCTGACATAGTACTTGATTGCTCAAGCAAATCAGTTGGAGAACCTTTAATCTCTCCACCTGAAACATTTAAACTTACATTATTCTCTTTGAGAAAGTCATTAACGGCTACAACACTATCAAAATTCTTTAGCTCATTAATAAATACAGTAAAGTGATTAGCTCTAAACCCAAAAGCATAAAACCAAGCAGCGTACTCTGACTCTTCGAGTAATTTTTTATAAGTTGCGTAGCTTATATTTGACCAACTAGTACCTGATGTTAGAAGCTTTTCTTTATTTTCTAAAAGTGCTTTAGGTATTGAATCAACGCAGGATTTCATAGTTTCTTGGAGGAATAGACTAAACTCTTCTATTAGTAACTGACTTATAAAAATTTTGGGTTTTGATTTATCATTATGCTCTAAATGTATAGCTTTTAACTTCTTAACATCAAAATCATAATCATTACAAACTACATAACCAAACCCAATAAAAGCCTCAGCAAGCTTATAAATATCTACTTTTGCGTTATTAACCGTTCGTAGTGCTATATGATCATTAACTGGTGTTTCACCTAATGATTCAAATAATTTATTTATCTTACCAACATGAGAGTTTGTATCAACATATTGTTGCCATAATTTATCTAAAAGATTATCACTCATACTAACCCTCCAAATTAAACTTAATTCCCTGTGCTAATGGTAAATCATCACCATAATTGATTGTACTAGTTTGTCTACGCATATAAGCTTTCC from Francisella adeliensis includes these protein-coding regions:
- a CDS encoding short chain dehydrogenase, with translation MSKKIVLIGASGTIGKAALSTLKNAGFEVITASFSGANTHYNVDIQNPNSIKELFEKVGSFDALVSTTGKVAFKSVTEIEQADWDLSLENKLLGQINLVQIGAQYITKGGSFTITTGILNVEPIALGSIAATVNAGLEGFIKAASLEYKDFRINAVSPTVVEEALDKYAPFFPGYKPVKAEEVAAAYLKSIAGIANGDVIKVGF
- a CDS encoding peroxiredoxin, which translates into the protein MTKRVPEVTFRTRVRDESIGGDNPFKWEDVTTGDIFNNKRVIVFALPGAYTPTCSTYQLPGFENNADKFKELGIDDIYVLSVNDTFVMNKWIQAQGVKNIKPIPDGNGEFTKGMDMLVDKSNLGFGHRTWRYAMVVANGEVEKMFVEPGKRDNADDDPYGESSPETVMKYLESK
- the oxyR gene encoding oxidative stress transcriptional regulator OxyR, with product MNTRTLEYIIAVYETKSFITASERCFVSQPALSMQIKKFEEYTNLQVFERGTKQVLITKAGLKIVNQAYKILDEVSNLDRIAEINQDGSRIKVSIGAFPTLCPYLMPEILPLIKKEFPDISISLVEEKTDILVDMLDQGKLDFAFLATPTDGYQFQRKNLFKDKFFVAVAKTNELSKNKSISIENVIKENLMILDEGNCLRDQTLRLCSLNSYNNNDFKGSSLETLRQMVSINEGVTLIPKIACSKHENIKYINIDGSGFYRNIDLVMRKSSVYSDLFESISNLVSKIYN
- a CDS encoding DUF1338 domain-containing protein produces the protein MSDNLLDKLWQQYVDTNSHVGKINKLFESLGETPVNDHIALRTVNNAKVDIYKLAEAFIGFGYVVCNDYDFDVKKLKAIHLEHNDKSKPKIFISQLLIEEFSLFLQETMKSCVDSIPKALLENKEKLLTSGTSWSNISYATYKKLLEESEYAAWFYAFGFRANHFTVFINELKNFDSVVAVNDFLKENNVSLNVSGGEIKGSPTDLLEQSSTMSGSVEVDFVDGKETIPCCYYEFAKRYKDKDGNFYQGFVAKSADKIFESTNIVS